GCGATCACGCCGGTTTCGGCCGTCACCTGGGCCAGCCGGGCGATCTGGCGCTCGACCTCGACCAGCAGGGCATCCTGCATCAGAAGGTCATCGATGGCATAGGCGGTCAGGCTGAGTTCCGGAAAGACGATCAGGTCCACCCCCTGCTCGCCCGCCTGGCCGATCAGGGCCTCATGTTCTGCGGCATTGGCCACCGGATCGGCGATGTGCACCAGCGGCGTCGCGGCGGCGACCCGCACGAAGCTGTGGGTCCGGGCCGAATGAAAGGGGTGGGTCTTGGACATCAGATCTTCCGCTCATCCCCGCGACAGCGAGGACCCGGTCCTTTCGTAAGGCAAACCGGTCGGGTTCGCCATTCAGAGCAACGCCACAGGACAGGTGCGATAACGGGTGACGCTGCCCCGAGGCCCGGCTAAACCCACACCATGACCGACGCCCCCAAGAAAGGCTGGTTCTCGCGCCTGAGCGAGGGCCTGTCGCGATCCTCCCGGCAGATGACCGAACAGGTCGTCTCCGCCTTCGTCAAGGAACCGCTCAGCGAAGCGGCCCTGCAAGGGCTGGAGGAGCATCTGCTGGAAAGTGACCTGGGCCCCCGGGCCACAGACCGGATCGTCGCAAGGTTCCGGGAATTGCGCTTTGCGGCAGGAGCCAACGAGCTTGAGGTCAAGGAAGCTCTGGCCGAGGCCGTGGCCGCAGAACTGATCGGGCACCAGGCGCGCTATGCGCCGCTGGAAGGGCCCCGGCCCTTCGTCACCCTGTTCGTCGGGGTCAATGGCTCGGGCAAGACGACGACCCTGGGCAAGATCGCCTCGGACCTGACGGCCCAGGGGGCCAAGGTCATGATCGTCGCCGCCGACACCTTCCGGGCCGCCGCCCGCGAACAGTTGAAGGTGTGGGCCGAGCGGGCCGGGGCCGACTTCGAAAGTCGCCGCGACGGGGCCGACCCGGCCGGCTTGGCCTTCGATGCCTATACCAAGGCGCGGGCCGAGAATTACGACGTCGTCCTGATCGATACGGCCGGACGGTTGCAGAACAAGTCCGCCCTGATGGACGAACTGCTCAAGATCGTTCGCGTGCTGAAGAAGATCGATCCGGACGCCCCGCATGAGACGCTCCTGGTCCTGGACGCCACGGTGGGCCGCAATGCCCTGGCCCAGGAACAGATCTTTGGCCGCACGGCCTATGTCTCCGGCCTGGTGATGACCAAGCTGGATGGCACGGCCCGCGGCGGCGTCCTGGTGCCCGTGGCCCAGGCGTCCGACGCCCCGATCAAGCTGATCGGGGTGGGCGAGGGGGTCGACGACTTGCAACCTTTCGACGCCCGCGCCTTTTCACGTTCCCTGGTGGGGCTGGAGAACTGACCATGACCGAGGTTGAGGCCACAGCTGCCCCCAATCGCCAGTGGATCCGCCAGGCCGTTGATTTCGGGGCGCTGGTCGCCTTCGGGGCGGCCTATATCGTGCACCGGGCGCGCGGGCTGGAGGGCGGCGAGGCCCTGGTTCAGGCGACCTGGGTGCTGGTCGCCGCCTCGGCGATCGCCCTGATCGTCGGCTATCTGGTGGAGCGGCGCCTGGCCCCCCTGCCGCTTCTGGCGGGCGGCTTTGCCCTGATCTTCGGCGTTCTGACGCTCTTTTTCCACGATCCGTCGGTGCTGAAGATCAAGCTGAGCATCCAGAACGGCCTGTTGGCCGCGATCCTGCTGGGGTCGCTGCCGCTGAAGAAATATCCGTTCAAATATCTGCTGGGGGATTCCATTCGCGTTACCGACGCAGCCTGGCGGACCCTGACCCTGCGCTACGGCCTGTATTTTGCGGCCATCGCCATCACCAACGAGATTGTCTGGCGCAACTACAGCGACGACACCTGGGTCGCGTTCCGGGGCATCATCTGGATCGCAGCCTGCGTCTTCGGCCTGGCCCAGGTGCCCTTCATCCTGAAGAATCTGATCAAGGACGAAGCGCCCGCCGTGCCCGGACCAACCTCGCCCGATCCCGGACTTTAGCCGACGCGGACGGAAGGCCTGTCGTCAAATCGTAAAGGGCCCCTGATAAC
The genomic region above belongs to Brevundimonas vitisensis and contains:
- the ftsY gene encoding signal recognition particle-docking protein FtsY, which translates into the protein MTDAPKKGWFSRLSEGLSRSSRQMTEQVVSAFVKEPLSEAALQGLEEHLLESDLGPRATDRIVARFRELRFAAGANELEVKEALAEAVAAELIGHQARYAPLEGPRPFVTLFVGVNGSGKTTTLGKIASDLTAQGAKVMIVAADTFRAAAREQLKVWAERAGADFESRRDGADPAGLAFDAYTKARAENYDVVLIDTAGRLQNKSALMDELLKIVRVLKKIDPDAPHETLLVLDATVGRNALAQEQIFGRTAYVSGLVMTKLDGTARGGVLVPVAQASDAPIKLIGVGEGVDDLQPFDARAFSRSLVGLEN
- a CDS encoding inner membrane-spanning protein YciB; translation: MTEVEATAAPNRQWIRQAVDFGALVAFGAAYIVHRARGLEGGEALVQATWVLVAASAIALIVGYLVERRLAPLPLLAGGFALIFGVLTLFFHDPSVLKIKLSIQNGLLAAILLGSLPLKKYPFKYLLGDSIRVTDAAWRTLTLRYGLYFAAIAITNEIVWRNYSDDTWVAFRGIIWIAACVFGLAQVPFILKNLIKDEAPAVPGPTSPDPGL